In Roseisolibacter agri, a genomic segment contains:
- a CDS encoding ABC transporter ATP-binding protein, with protein MRRSRPGARSAATLRDDDFWAVREVQFGVEFGEALGIIGPNGAGKSTMLKLLTGILRPTRGEIRMRGRLASLIEVSAGFHQDLTGRENVYLQGAVMGMSRREVDRRLDSIIDFSGIETFIDTPVKRYSSGMNARLGFAIAVHLDPDVLVIDEVLSVGDMAFQEKCVQRMKAFKRDGVAIVFVSHNMQAIGDLCDRALVLKSSPRYLGEVGEAIARYLGLAGSGDETMGDGAAVLDVRLTDRQGRTVEAVAPHTPLRLEVVVRADVDIPDAIFSFIVHRATDSLCVYDGNFTTEELRLGPLRAGQTLTVRFDHVAHLARGQYAYKFVLHDPQLAKHRLSVLPVAGLRVDEMRTWSGVADLSVEASALG; from the coding sequence TTGCGTCGGTCGCGCCCGGGCGCGCGGAGCGCGGCGACGCTGCGCGACGACGACTTCTGGGCGGTGCGCGAGGTCCAGTTCGGCGTCGAGTTCGGGGAGGCGCTCGGTATCATCGGTCCGAACGGCGCGGGCAAGTCGACGATGCTCAAGCTGCTGACGGGCATCCTCCGCCCGACGCGCGGCGAGATCCGGATGCGCGGCCGGCTGGCGTCGCTCATCGAGGTGTCAGCCGGCTTCCACCAGGACCTGACCGGCCGCGAGAACGTCTACCTCCAGGGCGCCGTCATGGGCATGTCCCGGCGAGAGGTCGATCGCCGCCTGGACAGCATCATCGACTTCTCGGGGATCGAGACGTTCATCGACACGCCGGTGAAGCGCTACTCCTCGGGCATGAACGCGCGCCTCGGCTTCGCCATCGCCGTGCACCTGGATCCCGATGTGCTGGTCATCGACGAGGTGCTGTCGGTGGGCGACATGGCGTTCCAGGAGAAGTGCGTCCAGCGCATGAAGGCGTTCAAGCGTGACGGCGTGGCCATCGTCTTCGTGTCGCACAACATGCAGGCGATCGGCGACCTGTGCGACCGCGCGCTGGTCCTCAAGTCGTCACCGCGCTACCTGGGCGAGGTGGGCGAGGCGATCGCGCGTTACCTCGGGCTGGCCGGCAGCGGAGACGAGACGATGGGTGACGGCGCAGCGGTCCTCGACGTGCGCCTGACCGATCGGCAGGGACGCACGGTGGAGGCCGTGGCGCCGCACACGCCACTGCGCCTGGAGGTCGTGGTCCGTGCGGACGTCGACATCCCGGACGCGATCTTCAGCTTCATCGTGCATCGCGCCACCGACTCGCTGTGCGTCTACGACGGCAACTTCACGACCGAGGAGCTGCGACTGGGTCCGCTGCGCGCTGGCCAGACGCTCACGGTCCGCTTCGATCACGTCGCGCATCTGGCGCGCGGCCAGTATGCCTACAAGTTCGTCCTCCACGACCCGCAGCTGGCCAAGCACCGGCTCTCCGTGCTGCCCGTGGCTGGCCTGCGGGTCGACGAGATGCGCACGTGGTCGGGAGTGGCAGACCTCTCCGTGGAAGCGAGCGCACTCGGGTAG
- a CDS encoding ABC transporter permease: MITPEGATTVSVAVREIHEHRDLLLQLAQRDVRVRYKQAAMGFAWAILTPLLVIGAGTLLRLAVASMAGVQLDRSEVGSLALKAFPWAFFAGAIGFAVQSITGNLTLVTKVYFPRAVLPLGSVLAQLFDLAIGCLALVLLLPFLGAQLTPALLWAPLLLVLLVCLTAGVGVFLACANLFFRDVKYITQVMLTFGVFFTPVLFDATAFGARGVRPLMMNPLSPLFEGLRLSIMEGHNLLEPLTVLAKAGPVVAWEPWFLAYSAAWSIGGLLFALVLFQRTQFLFAEYV; this comes from the coding sequence GTGATCACGCCCGAGGGCGCGACCACCGTCAGCGTGGCGGTGCGCGAGATCCACGAGCATCGCGACCTGCTCCTCCAGCTGGCCCAGCGGGACGTGCGCGTGCGCTACAAGCAGGCCGCGATGGGCTTCGCGTGGGCCATCCTGACGCCGCTGCTGGTGATCGGTGCCGGTACGCTCCTCCGCCTCGCGGTGGCGTCGATGGCCGGCGTGCAGCTGGATCGGTCCGAGGTCGGGTCGCTCGCGCTCAAGGCGTTTCCGTGGGCCTTCTTCGCCGGCGCGATCGGCTTTGCGGTGCAGAGCATCACGGGCAACCTGACGCTGGTCACCAAGGTCTACTTCCCGCGCGCGGTACTGCCGCTCGGCTCGGTGCTCGCGCAGCTGTTCGACCTCGCGATCGGCTGCCTCGCGCTCGTGCTGCTCCTGCCGTTCCTCGGCGCGCAGCTGACGCCTGCGCTGCTGTGGGCGCCGCTCCTGCTGGTGCTGCTCGTGTGCCTGACGGCGGGCGTCGGCGTCTTCCTGGCGTGCGCCAACCTGTTCTTCCGCGACGTGAAGTACATCACGCAGGTGATGCTCACGTTCGGCGTCTTCTTCACGCCGGTCCTCTTCGACGCCACGGCCTTCGGCGCGCGGGGCGTCCGCCCGCTCATGATGAACCCGCTGTCCCCGCTCTTCGAGGGACTCCGCCTGTCCATCATGGAGGGCCACAACCTGCTGGAGCCGTTGACAGTGCTCGCGAAGGCCGGGCCGGTGGTGGCGTGGGAGCCGTGGTTCCTCGCCTACAGCGCGGCCTGGAGCATCGGCGGCCTCCTCTTCGCGCTCGTGCTCTTCCAGCGCACGCAGTTCCTGTTCGCTGAATACGTCTGA
- a CDS encoding OmpP1/FadL family transporter, with product MQFRAHARRAVRAGGAPALVLATVLSAAASPAHAQGFGLNEIGSCAIARGFAVTGAPCEDASVLYWNPGATASVPRGLSLYGGVTAIQVKGSFTHDVTARREEGDVPVEFPPFLGATWKGSGPTSSRLALGVAAYVPYGLTSQWADDFSGRFAAQKASLQTIYVQPTIGFDLVPGRFSIGAGPVIGHSSIEIRQAIDFSQQLAPAPAPAGTRFGQLGFAPGTEFATAQIKGGSKLAYGAHVGAQLKLTPSLSLGARYLTSVKFEYDDADATFTPSATASSYVLPGGNALGAPAGTTLAQLTAPQFQAGGTLAPGQTASTEIEHPAQFQVGIGFTGIPGTTLSADYGRTFWSSFDVLPVTFPATASGAASPLTRTLIEEYEDISSYRVGLEHRFGSAGVTGGMLNGVAGRLGFSYAESPAPDQTVTPLLPDMNRYNFSGGLGIPLGGSLTLDAAYLRVETEGRRGRTDERPESLTPSQTVQTLNSGWYALNANIFSVSLKARF from the coding sequence ATGCAGTTTCGTGCGCACGCCCGCCGGGCGGTGCGAGCCGGCGGTGCTCCCGCGCTGGTGCTCGCGACCGTGCTGTCGGCGGCGGCGTCCCCCGCACATGCGCAGGGGTTCGGCCTGAACGAGATCGGCAGCTGCGCGATCGCGCGCGGCTTCGCCGTCACCGGCGCGCCCTGCGAGGACGCCTCGGTGCTGTACTGGAACCCCGGCGCCACGGCCAGCGTCCCGCGCGGGCTCTCGCTCTACGGCGGCGTGACCGCCATCCAGGTGAAGGGCAGCTTCACGCACGACGTCACCGCGCGTCGCGAGGAGGGCGACGTCCCGGTCGAGTTCCCGCCGTTCCTCGGCGCCACGTGGAAGGGCAGCGGCCCGACGAGCAGCCGGCTCGCGCTCGGCGTCGCGGCGTACGTGCCCTACGGCCTCACGTCGCAGTGGGCGGACGACTTCAGCGGGCGCTTCGCGGCGCAGAAGGCGTCGCTGCAGACGATCTACGTGCAGCCGACGATCGGCTTTGACCTCGTGCCCGGCCGCTTCTCCATCGGCGCCGGCCCGGTGATCGGCCACTCGTCGATCGAGATCCGCCAGGCGATCGACTTCTCGCAGCAGCTGGCGCCCGCGCCCGCGCCGGCCGGCACGCGCTTCGGCCAGCTCGGCTTCGCGCCCGGCACCGAGTTCGCGACCGCGCAGATCAAGGGCGGCAGCAAGCTCGCCTACGGCGCGCACGTCGGCGCGCAGCTCAAGCTCACGCCGAGCCTGAGCCTCGGCGCGCGCTACCTGACGAGCGTGAAGTTCGAGTACGACGACGCCGACGCGACGTTCACGCCGTCGGCGACCGCGTCGTCCTACGTGCTGCCGGGCGGCAACGCGCTCGGCGCGCCGGCCGGCACGACGCTCGCGCAGCTCACCGCGCCGCAGTTCCAGGCCGGCGGCACGCTCGCGCCCGGGCAGACGGCGAGCACGGAGATCGAGCACCCGGCGCAGTTCCAGGTCGGCATCGGCTTCACCGGAATTCCGGGCACGACGCTCTCCGCCGACTACGGCCGCACGTTCTGGAGCTCGTTCGACGTGCTGCCCGTGACCTTCCCGGCCACCGCGTCGGGCGCCGCGTCGCCGCTCACGCGCACGCTGATCGAGGAGTACGAGGACATCAGCTCGTACCGCGTGGGCCTCGAGCACCGCTTCGGCAGCGCCGGCGTGACCGGCGGGATGCTGAACGGCGTCGCCGGCCGCCTGGGCTTCAGCTATGCCGAGTCGCCGGCGCCCGACCAGACGGTGACGCCGCTGCTCCCCGACATGAACCGCTACAACTTCTCGGGCGGTCTCGGCATCCCGCTCGGCGGCAGCCTCACGCTCGACGCGGCCTACCTGCGCGTCGAGACCGAGGGCCGCCGCGGCCGCACCGACGAGCGTCCCGAGAGCCTCACGCCGTCGCAGACGGTCCAGACGCTGAACAGCGGCTGGTACGCGCTCAACGCGAACATCTTCTCCGTCAGCCTCAAGGCGCGCTTCTGA
- a CDS encoding ABC transporter substrate-binding protein translates to MRLPADAVAGRPCVTRAAIPAHTDGASAGAIDAAVRALAATGAPLFALDEAAIVALRPDLLLTQALCDVCAVSEGDVRALAARMGDATGAAPRIATLGGTTLEGVLGDVRAVAAALGLDAVGEALIEAAWARVRHVHETLKAARAPRPRVAVVEWTDPVFLAGHWGPDLVRRAGGIDVLGTVGAHSTTVAIDALAAADPDVVLVAPCGYDLAHAAAEGRALLADARWAWLRGRAVWALDANAFLSRPAPRLVDGVELVARLLHPALFGAPDPARATRLA, encoded by the coding sequence GTGCGACTTCCCGCCGACGCGGTGGCGGGCCGCCCGTGCGTCACGCGCGCCGCGATCCCCGCGCACACCGACGGCGCGTCGGCCGGCGCGATCGACGCCGCGGTGCGCGCGCTGGCCGCGACGGGCGCGCCGCTCTTCGCGCTGGACGAAGCCGCCATCGTCGCCCTGCGCCCCGACCTCCTGCTGACGCAGGCGCTGTGCGACGTCTGCGCGGTGTCGGAGGGCGACGTGCGGGCGCTGGCCGCGCGCATGGGCGACGCCACCGGCGCCGCGCCGCGCATCGCGACCCTCGGCGGCACCACGCTGGAGGGCGTCCTGGGCGACGTGCGCGCCGTCGCGGCGGCGCTGGGCCTGGACGCGGTGGGCGAGGCGCTGATCGAGGCCGCATGGGCGCGCGTGCGCCACGTGCACGAGACGCTCAAGGCGGCGCGGGCGCCGCGCCCGCGCGTGGCGGTCGTCGAGTGGACCGATCCCGTCTTCCTCGCGGGCCACTGGGGCCCGGACCTCGTGCGGCGCGCGGGCGGCATCGACGTGCTGGGCACCGTGGGCGCGCACTCGACGACCGTCGCGATCGACGCGCTGGCCGCCGCCGATCCGGACGTCGTGCTTGTCGCGCCGTGCGGCTACGACCTCGCGCACGCGGCGGCCGAGGGCCGCGCGCTGCTGGCGGACGCGCGCTGGGCGTGGCTGCGCGGGCGCGCGGTGTGGGCGCTCGACGCCAACGCCTTCCTCAGCCGCCCCGCGCCGCGCCTCGTGGACGGCGTGGAGCTGGTCGCGCGGCTGCTGCACCCCGCGCTCTTCGGCGCGCCCGACCCGGCGCGCGCGACCCGCCTGGCCTGA
- a CDS encoding SGNH/GDSL hydrolase family protein, with protein MRTSTFSRALPVAAVVLAGACAKDPELLLAPAPPATANAAFMSRYVAIGNSITAGYQSGGINDSTQRRAYPALIARALGTSYSAPFLTGPGCAPLPDAITAFQAAAGTFTRPSTVCARTSTTTFLNNVAVPGANSANVTNAPGSSGNPLTTLILGGRTQVELAAAEDPTFVSVWIGNNDVLGSALGGDTTNATPVATFTANYDRILAGLANTPAVQEKHGLLIGVVNVTNVPSVFTAQAIVNNIGGFRTAFEQGFLRNGRTLQILPNCTATTTAGVSVGYLLTVAAAAQALPANQAIPFACAPITIPGAGTIGTSGILDAAETAALSTRVAAYNAYIAQRAAALGWAYYDPNTTLARLKQNPAVISPIPNLTSTAAPYGTALSFDGIHPSASAHVEIANDIIRAINAKYGSSIPLATALP; from the coding sequence ATGCGGACTTCCACCTTCTCCCGCGCGCTGCCCGTCGCGGCCGTCGTTCTGGCCGGCGCCTGCGCCAAGGATCCCGAGCTGCTGCTCGCGCCCGCGCCGCCGGCGACGGCCAACGCGGCGTTCATGAGCCGCTACGTCGCGATCGGCAACAGCATCACCGCCGGCTACCAGTCGGGCGGCATCAACGACTCGACGCAGCGCCGCGCCTACCCGGCGCTGATCGCGCGCGCGCTGGGCACCAGCTACTCCGCGCCGTTCCTCACGGGGCCCGGCTGCGCGCCGCTGCCCGACGCGATCACCGCGTTCCAGGCGGCCGCCGGCACGTTCACGCGCCCGAGCACCGTCTGCGCGCGCACCTCGACGACGACCTTCCTCAACAACGTCGCGGTGCCGGGCGCCAACTCGGCGAACGTCACCAACGCGCCCGGCTCCAGCGGCAACCCGCTCACGACGCTGATCCTCGGCGGGCGCACGCAGGTCGAGCTGGCGGCGGCCGAGGACCCGACGTTCGTCAGCGTCTGGATCGGCAACAACGACGTGCTGGGCTCCGCGCTCGGCGGCGACACGACGAACGCCACGCCGGTGGCCACCTTCACGGCCAACTACGACCGCATCCTCGCCGGGCTCGCGAACACGCCGGCGGTGCAGGAGAAGCACGGGCTGCTGATCGGCGTCGTGAACGTGACCAACGTGCCGTCGGTGTTCACGGCGCAGGCGATCGTCAACAACATCGGCGGCTTCCGCACCGCGTTCGAGCAGGGCTTCCTGCGCAACGGGCGCACGCTGCAGATCCTGCCGAACTGCACGGCCACGACGACGGCCGGCGTGTCGGTGGGCTACCTACTGACGGTGGCCGCCGCGGCCCAGGCGCTGCCGGCCAACCAGGCGATCCCGTTCGCCTGCGCGCCCATCACCATCCCGGGCGCGGGCACGATCGGCACGAGCGGCATCCTCGACGCCGCCGAGACGGCGGCGCTGAGCACGCGCGTGGCCGCGTACAACGCGTACATCGCGCAGCGCGCGGCGGCGCTCGGCTGGGCGTACTACGACCCGAACACGACGCTCGCGCGCCTGAAGCAGAACCCGGCGGTGATCTCGCCGATCCCGAACCTCACGTCGACCGCGGCGCCGTACGGCACCGCGCTCTCGTTCGACGGCATCCACCCGTCGGCGTCGGCGCACGTGGAGATCGCGAACGACATCATCCGCGCGATCAACGCGAAGTACGGGTCGAGCATCCCGCTGGCGACGGCGCTGCCCTGA
- a CDS encoding glycosyltransferase family 2 protein, translating into MADPLPISVVIPAYNAAETLAETLASVAAQTCPPSEIVVVDDGSTDDTAALARQLGARVVQQTNRGLSAARNAGIRAASQPWIALLDSDDLWAPTKLAHQWRAVTAHPDVGIVATDHAQFFEDGSPEVPSVLTTMGETYRVLGGQVREAGVRYFPDIREQIHAAGHFLIPSTILARRQLLVDAGLFDESFRIVEDVECFLRLVNRAPLAVVEEPLMRYRVRATSLSRSYLRMLRGMIQLHDVMDAKQEAYPPHVLGVFQRALPGRLREAGVLLLESGATADARPLLRRALLASPSPKNAAILMLAWMPAPLRRRLVAAYRRRAPAA; encoded by the coding sequence ATGGCCGATCCCTTACCGATCTCCGTCGTCATCCCAGCGTACAACGCGGCCGAGACGCTCGCCGAGACGCTCGCCAGCGTGGCCGCCCAGACCTGCCCGCCGAGCGAGATCGTCGTCGTGGACGACGGCTCCACCGACGACACGGCGGCGCTCGCGCGGCAGCTGGGAGCGCGGGTGGTGCAGCAGACGAACCGGGGACTCTCGGCGGCGCGCAACGCCGGCATCCGGGCGGCGTCGCAGCCGTGGATCGCCCTGCTGGACAGCGACGACCTGTGGGCGCCGACGAAGCTCGCGCACCAGTGGCGCGCGGTGACCGCACACCCCGACGTCGGGATCGTCGCCACCGACCACGCGCAGTTCTTCGAGGATGGGTCGCCGGAAGTGCCGTCCGTGTTGACGACGATGGGCGAGACCTATCGCGTCCTGGGAGGTCAGGTGCGCGAGGCGGGCGTTCGCTACTTCCCGGACATCCGGGAGCAGATCCACGCCGCGGGGCACTTCCTGATCCCGTCGACGATCCTCGCGCGTCGCCAGCTACTCGTCGACGCCGGCCTGTTCGACGAGTCGTTCCGCATCGTCGAGGACGTGGAGTGCTTCCTCCGGCTCGTGAACCGGGCGCCACTCGCCGTGGTGGAGGAGCCCCTCATGCGTTACCGCGTGCGAGCGACCAGCCTGTCGCGCAGCTACCTGCGCATGCTGCGCGGCATGATCCAGCTGCACGACGTGATGGACGCGAAGCAGGAGGCGTATCCCCCCCACGTGCTCGGCGTGTTCCAGCGCGCGCTTCCGGGGCGACTGCGGGAGGCCGGCGTCCTGCTGCTCGAATCGGGAGCGACCGCGGACGCGCGCCCCCTGCTGCGGCGCGCGCTCCTGGCCAGTCCGAGCCCGAAGAACGCGGCGATCCTGATGCTGGCCTGGATGCCCGCGCCACTGCGGCGGCGCCTCGTGGCCGCCTACCGCCGTCGGGCGCCGGCCGCCTGA
- a CDS encoding FkbM family methyltransferase, translating into MPFSVSALKPQFLHETYWYRAHFGHVAGTRVWRRMAAVANAPPGSPPMSVTVPGLAHPLLLRPGTSDVAVFEQVFLHGALDFPLSPAPTYIVDAGANIGLASIYLLAKYPTAQIVALEIEESNFELLRRNTRHYPNVTPIQAALWSHRTELELVDSDADKWAFQVRAPEDATPSLPTTRTTRVPALGVTDVLARTQWPRIDLLKVDIEGAECEVFTPAASDWLGHVRVIAVELHDRLRPGCEAAVLDALGTRPFRRSQADDYTVLDLSA; encoded by the coding sequence ATGCCCTTCTCCGTTAGCGCTCTCAAACCGCAGTTCCTGCACGAGACGTACTGGTACCGGGCACACTTCGGCCACGTGGCGGGCACGCGCGTGTGGCGACGGATGGCGGCCGTCGCCAACGCGCCTCCAGGGTCGCCGCCAATGTCGGTGACCGTGCCCGGGCTCGCGCATCCGCTGCTGCTTCGTCCCGGCACCTCCGACGTCGCGGTGTTCGAGCAGGTGTTCCTGCACGGGGCGCTGGACTTCCCGCTGTCGCCGGCGCCGACGTATATCGTCGACGCAGGCGCGAACATCGGACTCGCCAGCATCTATCTGCTCGCGAAGTACCCGACGGCGCAGATCGTCGCGCTCGAGATCGAGGAGTCGAACTTCGAGCTGCTCCGTCGCAACACCCGCCACTATCCGAACGTGACGCCCATCCAGGCGGCGTTGTGGAGCCACCGCACGGAGCTCGAGCTGGTGGACTCCGACGCGGACAAGTGGGCGTTCCAGGTCCGCGCCCCCGAGGACGCCACGCCGTCGCTGCCGACCACGCGGACGACGCGCGTGCCGGCGCTGGGAGTGACCGACGTGCTCGCGCGCACGCAGTGGCCCCGGATCGACCTGCTGAAGGTCGACATCGAGGGGGCCGAGTGTGAGGTGTTCACGCCCGCCGCCAGCGACTGGCTCGGGCACGTGCGCGTCATCGCGGTCGAGCTGCACGATCGCCTTCGACCCGGCTGCGAGGCCGCGGTCCTCGACGCGCTCGGCACGCGGCCGTTCCGGCGCTCCCAGGCCGACGACTACACGGTGCTGGATCTCTCCGCGTAG
- a CDS encoding amidohydrolase yields MLRLLSRLAPLLLAATARAQAPAAAAAAPADLVVTNARIYTVDGSRPLAAAMAIRGGRVQFVGDARGALALKGNATRVLDLGGRAVIPGMVDAHGHLSGLGLGLRNVDLVGTTSYDSVIARVAARARTTPKGQWIVGRGWDQNDWGDTRFPTHEALSRAVPDHPVYLERVDGHAGLVNAAGMRAANITRETKDPEGGRLERTSDGTPTGVFVDRAQGLVERAIPNATREQLRDALRAATRELHRYGLVGVHSAGESRSTIELMEEMAQKGELDLRANVMISDDSAALVHYFARGPRRALHDGRLWVSSVKLYADGALGSRGAALLEPYADDPNNNGLLVSAPAHIQEVAVRALRAGFQVNTHAIGDRGNRLVLDAYETALRQVPVADHRFRVEHAQILHHEDVPRFAALGVIPSMQASHQTSDMYWAGNRLGTGRLLGAYAWRALLDAGSIVPNGSDFPVELVNPLISFHASVSRQDARNWPIGGWYPEQRMTRDEALKSMTLWPAFAAFQEQELGSLAPGKRADFVVLDRDIMRVPAEEILGTRVLATYFGGKAVYEATP; encoded by the coding sequence GTGCTCAGACTTCTCTCCCGGCTCGCGCCGCTCCTTCTCGCGGCCACCGCGCGCGCGCAGGCGCCCGCCGCCGCGGCCGCCGCGCCCGCGGACCTGGTCGTCACCAACGCGCGCATCTACACGGTGGACGGCAGCCGGCCGCTCGCCGCGGCGATGGCGATCCGCGGCGGGCGCGTGCAGTTCGTCGGCGACGCGCGCGGCGCGCTCGCGCTCAAGGGGAACGCGACGCGCGTGCTCGATCTCGGCGGCCGCGCGGTGATCCCGGGCATGGTGGATGCGCACGGCCACCTGTCGGGGCTCGGCCTCGGGCTCCGCAACGTGGACCTCGTGGGCACGACGTCGTACGACAGCGTGATCGCCCGCGTGGCGGCGCGCGCGCGCACGACGCCCAAGGGACAGTGGATCGTCGGGCGCGGCTGGGACCAGAACGACTGGGGCGACACGCGCTTCCCGACGCACGAGGCGCTCTCGCGCGCGGTGCCCGACCACCCGGTGTACCTGGAGCGCGTCGACGGCCACGCGGGGCTCGTGAACGCCGCCGGCATGCGCGCCGCGAACATCACGCGCGAGACGAAGGACCCGGAGGGCGGGCGCCTGGAGCGCACGAGCGACGGCACGCCGACGGGCGTGTTCGTCGACCGTGCCCAGGGCCTCGTCGAGCGCGCGATCCCCAACGCCACGCGCGAGCAGTTGCGCGACGCGCTGCGCGCCGCCACGCGCGAGCTGCACCGCTACGGCCTGGTGGGCGTGCACAGCGCCGGCGAGAGCCGCTCGACGATCGAGCTGATGGAGGAGATGGCGCAGAAGGGGGAGCTGGACCTGCGCGCGAACGTCATGATCTCCGACGACAGCGCCGCGCTCGTGCACTACTTCGCGCGCGGGCCGCGCCGCGCGCTGCACGACGGCCGCCTCTGGGTGAGCAGCGTGAAGCTCTACGCCGACGGCGCGCTCGGCTCGCGCGGCGCGGCGCTGCTGGAGCCGTACGCGGACGATCCGAACAACAACGGCCTGCTCGTCTCCGCGCCGGCGCACATCCAGGAGGTCGCCGTGCGCGCGCTGCGCGCGGGCTTCCAGGTCAACACACACGCCATCGGCGACCGCGGCAACCGCCTGGTGCTCGACGCGTACGAGACGGCGCTGCGGCAGGTGCCCGTGGCCGACCACCGGTTCCGCGTCGAGCACGCGCAGATCCTCCACCACGAGGACGTGCCGCGCTTCGCGGCGCTGGGCGTGATCCCGAGCATGCAGGCCAGCCACCAGACGAGCGACATGTACTGGGCCGGCAACCGCCTCGGCACCGGCCGGCTGCTCGGCGCCTACGCGTGGCGCGCGCTCCTCGACGCGGGCTCGATCGTGCCGAACGGCAGCGACTTCCCGGTCGAGCTGGTGAACCCGCTCATCTCGTTCCACGCGTCGGTGTCGCGGCAGGACGCGCGCAACTGGCCGATCGGCGGCTGGTACCCGGAGCAGCGCATGACGCGCGACGAGGCGCTGAAGTCGATGACGCTGTGGCCCGCGTTCGCGGCGTTCCAGGAGCAGGAGCTCGGGTCGCTGGCGCCGGGCAAGCGCGCCGACTTCGTGGTGCTCGACCGCGACATCATGCGCGTGCCGGCCGAGGAGATCCTGGGGACGCGCGTGCTGGCGACGTACTTCGGCGGCAAGGCCGTGTACGAGGCGACGCCCTGA
- a CDS encoding sulfite exporter TauE/SafE family protein, with protein MLLLLFGIGLAAGVLSGLFGIGGGVVIVPALLFFARMTPAAATGTSLGALLLPVGALGAWEYYRNGNLDVRSSLLLAAGLFFGAYGGAKLNQLLSPVHAKRAFAVFLVLVAVRLWMTAKPR; from the coding sequence ATGCTCCTCCTCCTCTTCGGCATCGGGCTGGCGGCCGGCGTCCTGTCGGGACTGTTCGGCATCGGAGGGGGCGTCGTGATCGTGCCGGCGCTCCTCTTCTTCGCGCGGATGACGCCCGCCGCCGCCACCGGCACCTCGCTCGGCGCCCTCCTGCTGCCGGTCGGCGCGCTGGGGGCGTGGGAGTACTACCGCAACGGGAACCTCGACGTGCGGTCGTCGCTGCTGCTCGCCGCGGGGCTCTTCTTCGGCGCCTACGGCGGGGCGAAGCTCAACCAGCTGCTGTCGCCGGTGCACGCGAAGCGCGCCTTCGCGGTCTTCCTGGTGCTCGTCGCCGTCCGGCTCTGGATGACCGCGAAGCCGCGCTGA
- a CDS encoding EamA family transporter, translating into MHAARVDARVDARGLAAAVTTALTWGLVGTMVRLLPALTPIEVVAGRLAFALAAAVPALAVPHARAQVRDAARRGPAWALAALMGGYYLLAVIAFRLAPVADVALLLATAPLCALGLRRLGGAAVTAAERDGALLALAGVALTLVPSLQTALAGAGDAARLRLLGDALALAAATASAAYAMRFRAAQAARTAPTPLGVALLTFALGTAALAARALVAGAPLVPVSRLDVRALGVLAALGVVSTLVPTLAFATAARRLPPVLTSATQLLVPVVSALAAAATLGERPSAWLLPGGALVAIGLLRLVRGTR; encoded by the coding sequence GTGCACGCCGCCCGCGTGGATGCGCGTGTGGACGCGCGCGGGCTGGCGGCCGCCGTGACGACGGCGCTCACCTGGGGCCTGGTGGGCACGATGGTGCGACTGCTCCCCGCGCTCACGCCGATCGAGGTGGTGGCCGGCCGGCTCGCGTTCGCGCTCGCGGCGGCGGTGCCCGCGCTGGCGGTGCCGCACGCGCGTGCGCAGGTGCGCGATGCCGCGCGGCGCGGGCCGGCGTGGGCGCTCGCGGCGCTCATGGGCGGCTACTACCTGCTGGCCGTGATCGCCTTCCGGCTGGCGCCCGTCGCCGACGTCGCGCTGCTGCTGGCGACCGCGCCACTGTGCGCGCTGGGCCTGCGCCGCCTGGGCGGCGCGGCCGTCACCGCGGCGGAGCGCGACGGCGCGCTGCTGGCCCTCGCGGGCGTCGCGCTGACGCTCGTGCCGTCGCTGCAGACCGCGCTCGCCGGCGCGGGCGACGCGGCGCGCCTGCGGCTCCTCGGCGACGCGCTGGCGCTCGCCGCGGCGACGGCGTCGGCGGCGTACGCGATGCGCTTCCGCGCCGCGCAGGCCGCGCGCACCGCGCCCACGCCGCTCGGCGTCGCGCTGCTGACCTTCGCGCTCGGGACCGCGGCGCTGGCCGCGCGCGCGCTCGTCGCCGGCGCGCCGCTCGTGCCGGTGTCGCGCCTCGACGTCCGCGCGCTCGGCGTGCTCGCGGCGCTCGGCGTCGTGTCGACGCTCGTGCCGACGCTGGCGTTCGCGACGGCCGCGCGGCGGCTGCCGCCGGTGCTCACGAGCGCGACGCAGCTGCTGGTGCCGGTGGTCTCCGCGCTCGCCGCCGCCGCAACGCTCGGCGAGCGGCCGTCCGCGTGGCTGCTGCCGGGCGGCGCGCTCGTCGCGATCGGGCTGCTGCGGCTGGTGCGCGGCACGCGTTGA